One window of Gloeothece citriformis PCC 7424 genomic DNA carries:
- the hpf gene encoding ribosome hibernation-promoting factor, HPF/YfiA family — protein sequence MKLLIQGNNITVTEAIHDYVQQKLEKAVKHFQTLTTKVDVHLSVAKNARIQNKHKAEVTVYANGTVIRAQEGSENLYASIDLVSDKIARQLRKYKERKLEQNAHSPVKAGEVVQQETIEENLIGDRQPELPPEVVRMKYFGMPPMSIDEALEQLQLVDHDFFMFRNRDTNEINVIYIRNHGGFGVIQPRPTNNNGHQSS from the coding sequence ATGAAGCTTTTAATTCAGGGTAATAATATCACTGTTACTGAAGCAATTCATGATTATGTCCAACAAAAGTTAGAAAAAGCGGTTAAACATTTTCAAACCCTTACCACTAAAGTAGACGTTCATTTATCGGTAGCTAAAAATGCTCGAATCCAGAATAAACATAAAGCCGAAGTGACAGTTTATGCAAACGGGACAGTCATTCGTGCCCAGGAAGGAAGCGAGAATTTATATGCGAGTATTGATTTAGTCTCCGATAAAATTGCTCGTCAACTGCGAAAATATAAAGAAAGAAAATTAGAACAGAACGCCCATTCTCCTGTTAAAGCCGGTGAAGTCGTCCAGCAAGAAACGATTGAGGAAAATTTAATTGGCGATCGTCAACCCGAACTCCCACCAGAAGTTGTCCGCATGAAATATTTTGGAATGCCACCGATGTCGATAGATGAAGCTTTAGAACAGCTTCAATTAGTCGATCATGACTTTTTCATGTTTCGCAACCGGGATACCAACGAAATTAATGTGATTTATATTCGTAATCACGGCGGGTTTGGGGTAATTCAACCGCGACCCACCAATAACAATGGTCATCAGTCCAGTTGA
- the lipB gene encoding lipoyl(octanoyl) transferase LipB: MKKCLLKNLGLVSYGVAWSQQRSLVQERLDNPNVEDILLLLEHPPVYTLGTGANLKFLKFNPDESPWEVHRVERGGEVTYHCPGQLVGYPILNLRFYRQDLHWYLRQLEEVIIQVVANYGLLGERLEGLTGVWIEGYKVAAIGIKVSRWITMHGFSLNVCPDLTGFERIVPCGIENRPVGTLAQFLGQITTEQVRQDLKKAFSQVFEVELIEV, from the coding sequence ATGAAAAAATGTTTATTAAAAAATTTGGGGTTAGTGTCTTATGGCGTAGCTTGGTCTCAACAGCGATCCCTGGTGCAAGAGAGACTGGACAATCCTAATGTAGAAGATATTCTTTTATTATTAGAACATCCTCCCGTTTATACGTTAGGAACAGGAGCTAATCTAAAATTTCTCAAATTTAACCCGGATGAGTCCCCTTGGGAAGTCCACCGGGTTGAACGGGGAGGAGAAGTAACTTATCATTGTCCGGGGCAATTAGTGGGGTATCCTATCCTCAATTTACGTTTTTACCGACAAGATTTACATTGGTATTTACGACAGCTTGAGGAAGTGATTATTCAGGTTGTTGCTAATTATGGACTCTTAGGAGAACGTCTTGAGGGGTTAACCGGAGTTTGGATAGAAGGGTATAAAGTTGCAGCGATCGGGATTAAAGTCAGTCGTTGGATTACGATGCACGGCTTTTCGTTGAATGTTTGTCCGGATTTAACGGGGTTTGAGCGTATTGTTCCCTGTGGGATCGAGAATAGACCGGTAGGAACGTTAGCTCAATTTCTGGGACAGATTACCACCGAACAAGTTCGTCAAGATCTCAAAAAAGCCTTTTCCCAAGTTTTTGAGGTTGAGTTGATCGAGGTTTAA
- a CDS encoding adenylate/guanylate cyclase domain-containing protein, producing the protein MIPAPVEKPESTPHLLLSSDNGQRYFYLSSKSPNVIKSCWTVGRGHENDLVLRDQWISRNHAILQTTETGELYLIDLGSRNGTFVNGRRVGIPITIHHGDQITFGKTECHYYCPAEEASQSGKFSTLDFVTMTATLHERQLTSVMVVDMRNFTVLTRQLDETILSTLIGSWFREAGEIIRQAGSWVDKYIGDAIMAIWFHGSKEVKQKDIIRIFQAVSNLNKMTQKLSTQYPVPFELRIGAGINTGYAMVGNTGSGDHPDYTAIGDTVNAAFRLESATKEMGADVAIGEKTYSYLGELAQTQNPFQEKTVNLKGYDTPTLTYGITFPELDRFLESH; encoded by the coding sequence ATGATACCAGCGCCCGTAGAGAAACCTGAATCTACTCCTCACCTATTACTATCCTCTGACAATGGTCAACGTTATTTTTATTTGAGCAGCAAAAGCCCTAATGTCATTAAAAGTTGCTGGACAGTCGGTCGAGGTCATGAAAATGATTTAGTGTTAAGAGATCAATGGATTTCCCGTAACCACGCTATTTTACAAACCACAGAAACCGGCGAATTATACTTAATTGATTTGGGAAGTCGCAACGGAACATTTGTCAATGGAAGAAGAGTAGGCATTCCTATCACCATACATCACGGTGATCAGATTACCTTTGGTAAAACCGAATGTCATTATTATTGTCCCGCCGAAGAAGCCAGTCAGTCCGGTAAATTTAGCACCTTAGATTTTGTGACGATGACGGCCACCCTACACGAAAGACAATTGACTTCGGTGATGGTTGTGGATATGAGAAATTTTACCGTTTTAACCCGACAACTTGATGAAACGATTCTTTCAACTTTAATTGGTAGTTGGTTTCGAGAAGCCGGAGAAATTATTCGTCAAGCCGGCAGTTGGGTCGATAAATATATCGGCGATGCAATTATGGCCATTTGGTTTCATGGGTCAAAAGAAGTTAAACAAAAGGATATCATCCGAATTTTTCAAGCGGTCAGTAATTTGAATAAAATGACCCAAAAATTAAGCACTCAATATCCCGTTCCTTTTGAATTACGCATCGGCGCAGGAATTAATACAGGTTATGCGATGGTCGGCAATACCGGCAGTGGAGATCATCCGGATTATACAGCGATCGGGGACACGGTCAATGCTGCCTTTCGTCTAGAATCAGCGACGAAAGAAATGGGAGCAGATGTGGCCATCGGCGAAAAAACCTATAGCTACTTAGGAGAACTCGCCCAAACCCAGAACCCTTTTCAGGAAAAGACCGTCAACCTCAAAGGCTATGATACCCCGACTTTAACTTATGGGATCACCTTTCCAGAGTTAGACCGCTTTTTAGAGAGTCATTAA
- a CDS encoding DUF3120 domain-containing protein: MQDQRQAKLIFLGAGFLVSVPVFIQAPLVRVLPALSLILTLFWVSLGVILLKRPKTEIWGDLILGFSWSWLAGSIYWGWYRAEPLIHLPIEAIGLPFALWGLRKGYLKIGNLFYLGSLLGTAVTDIYFYLTGLIGHWQQVMQVEPALVTPILQSAIAIVQTPWGVSWAVVLANFLLAIGLWSLQQKQAYWWGFSGAVLSTILVDSLFWVATSLI; the protein is encoded by the coding sequence ATTCAAGACCAACGACAAGCTAAATTAATCTTTTTAGGCGCAGGATTTTTAGTTTCAGTGCCGGTGTTTATTCAAGCTCCCTTAGTCCGGGTTTTACCAGCCTTAAGCTTAATCTTAACCCTTTTTTGGGTCAGTCTTGGGGTTATACTCCTTAAACGTCCTAAAACTGAGATTTGGGGAGATTTAATCTTAGGATTTAGTTGGAGTTGGTTAGCCGGTTCGATCTATTGGGGATGGTATCGAGCAGAACCTTTAATCCATCTTCCCATAGAAGCGATTGGATTACCTTTTGCTCTGTGGGGATTGAGAAAAGGATATCTAAAAATTGGTAATTTATTTTATTTAGGATCGTTGTTAGGAACGGCTGTCACCGATATTTATTTTTATTTAACGGGTTTAATTGGTCATTGGCAACAAGTGATGCAGGTTGAACCGGCCTTAGTGACTCCTATTCTCCAAAGTGCGATCGCTATTGTGCAAACTCCTTGGGGCGTAAGTTGGGCGGTAGTTCTGGCCAACTTTTTACTAGCCATCGGATTATGGTCATTACAACAAAAACAAGCTTATTGGTGGGGATTTAGTGGGGCTGTTCTCAGTACAATTTTAGTAGATAGTTTATTTTGGGTGGCAACTTCTCTGATATAA
- a CDS encoding undecaprenyl-diphosphate phosphatase produces MNRLKYRRFTFFSSIVLGISLILANTQGIWAQSETPSNAEALMTQINVFQAIILGFVQGLTEFLPISSTAHLKAVPVALGWGDPGVAFTAVIQLGSIAAVLWYFWADLRQITTGMIKSIQTSDYKSLDFRLAVGIALGTLPIVICGLLLKILVPDLDNSPIRSMGAIAIASIVMALLLALAEKIGQRKRVFEQLRWQDGVLMGMAQALALIPGVSRSGSTLTAGLFINLERATAARFSFLLGIPAITLAGLVELKGLLDQQVNQSEILPLVAGVISSAVFSYLAIAWLIRYLQRHNTFIFIWYRLGFGVVILGAIAIGVL; encoded by the coding sequence ATGAATAGACTGAAATACCGAAGGTTTACCTTTTTTAGTTCAATAGTTCTAGGAATAAGCTTAATCTTAGCCAATACTCAAGGAATTTGGGCCCAGTCAGAAACCCCTTCCAACGCTGAGGCGTTAATGACTCAGATTAATGTGTTTCAAGCGATTATTTTAGGGTTTGTACAGGGATTAACGGAATTTTTGCCCATCAGTAGCACAGCCCATTTAAAAGCCGTTCCTGTGGCCTTGGGATGGGGTGATCCAGGGGTAGCCTTTACCGCCGTGATTCAGTTAGGCAGTATAGCCGCCGTTTTATGGTACTTTTGGGCTGATTTACGGCAAATTACCACCGGCATGATTAAATCTATCCAAACCTCAGATTATAAATCCTTAGATTTTCGTCTAGCGGTAGGAATTGCCCTCGGAACTTTACCGATCGTTATTTGCGGACTCTTATTAAAAATTTTAGTTCCCGATTTAGATAATTCTCCGATCAGAAGTATGGGTGCGATCGCTATAGCGTCAATTGTGATGGCCTTATTATTAGCTCTAGCGGAAAAAATCGGGCAACGTAAACGGGTATTTGAGCAATTAAGATGGCAAGACGGGGTATTAATGGGGATGGCTCAGGCTTTAGCCTTAATTCCTGGGGTATCTCGTTCCGGTTCAACCCTTACCGCCGGATTATTTATCAATCTTGAGAGAGCAACCGCCGCTCGATTTTCTTTCTTATTGGGAATTCCTGCCATTACCCTAGCCGGGTTAGTGGAGTTAAAAGGATTATTAGATCAGCAAGTCAATCAAAGTGAAATTTTACCCTTAGTCGCTGGGGTAATCTCATCGGCGGTGTTCTCCTATTTGGCTATCGCTTGGCTGATTCGCTATTTACAAAGACATAATACATTTATATTTATTTGGTATCGTTTAGGCTTTGGTGTGGTTATTTTAGGGGCGATCGCTATCGGGGTTTTATAG
- a CDS encoding DNA-methyltransferase has product MKTQPNPTALRVNYFEHDNITLYQGDSTLDNLFNEEFIDLIVTSPPYNVGINYNSSDDEISYQDYLEFSGQWMSNCYRWSKTQARFALNIPLDKNKGGNRSVGADLTRIAQEVGWKYQSTIVWNEGNISRRTAWGSWLSASAPFVIAPVELIVIFYKDQWKKTNGTKQSDIKREEFLEWTNGLWTFNGESKKRIGHPAPFPRELPYRCIKLFSYVDDWVFDPFCGSGTTLLEAYRNKRKGIGVELDLNYCEIAKTRLIETIRGLFLE; this is encoded by the coding sequence GTGAAGACCCAACCCAACCCAACAGCCTTAAGAGTAAACTATTTTGAACATGATAACATTACTCTTTATCAGGGAGATAGTACCCTAGACAATTTATTTAATGAAGAATTTATTGATTTAATTGTCACGTCTCCACCCTATAATGTTGGGATAAATTATAACTCTAGTGATGATGAAATTTCTTATCAAGACTATTTAGAGTTTAGTGGGCAATGGATGTCTAATTGCTATCGTTGGAGTAAAACCCAAGCTAGATTTGCCTTAAATATTCCTTTAGATAAAAACAAAGGAGGGAATCGAAGTGTGGGGGCAGATTTAACAAGAATTGCTCAAGAAGTAGGATGGAAATATCAGTCAACCATCGTTTGGAATGAAGGAAATATTTCCAGACGAACAGCGTGGGGTTCATGGTTATCCGCTTCTGCACCTTTTGTCATTGCACCGGTTGAATTGATTGTTATTTTCTATAAAGATCAATGGAAGAAAACCAACGGTACTAAGCAATCAGATATCAAACGAGAAGAATTTTTAGAATGGACAAATGGACTTTGGACATTTAACGGAGAAAGTAAAAAAAGAATTGGACATCCTGCCCCTTTTCCGAGGGAATTACCCTATAGATGTATTAAACTATTTAGTTATGTAGATGATTGGGTTTTTGATCCATTTTGTGGGAGTGGAACAACCTTATTAGAAGCCTATCGAAATAAGAGAAAAGGAATAGGAGTAGAACTAGATTTAAATTATTGTGAAATTGCCAAAACAAGATTGATAGAAACTATTAGGGGATTGTTTCTTGAATAA
- a CDS encoding slr1306 family protein, with translation MGVKLNKPILVAGIGLSVFLWVWDSLSSKLIEVGEWGLLAAIALGSGFWLFYRKTPKTNFISISPLKRETVDQAIAQAQQTIVNLETEAPQENISQLKQQISQLSEGFRRQDVQIAVTGGRKVGKTSLINRLTAEKITQNFNLVETEPLFTETETLEIQAKKVAFSSDLVLFLVNGDLTESQWQILLEYKNAYHRLLLIFNKQDEYLPEERELILQQLQKRVQSIISDDDVISISVVPNEVKVRQYQKDGTLAEWMEKPTANLGRLETRLSQMIAQEKEQLVWGTIWREAVNLKHQGKEILNRVRREKALPIVEQYQWIAAASAFANPVAALDLLATVAINTQMIVDLSQIYQQKFSLSQAQAVSGTVGKLMVQLGLVELSTQTLGSVLKSHVVTFAAGGVIQGVSAAYLTRLAGLSLIEYFQEQEVSLTSGKELNLEQLGQKLKQVFEQNQRAIFLQEFVKQGVKRLSIA, from the coding sequence ATGGGTGTTAAACTAAACAAACCGATTTTAGTCGCAGGAATTGGTTTATCTGTCTTCTTGTGGGTGTGGGACAGTTTATCGAGTAAACTGATAGAAGTGGGAGAATGGGGACTATTAGCAGCGATCGCCCTAGGGTCAGGATTTTGGCTATTTTATCGTAAAACTCCGAAAACCAACTTTATCAGTATCTCTCCTCTAAAACGAGAAACAGTAGATCAAGCCATTGCCCAAGCTCAACAAACTATAGTAAATTTAGAAACAGAAGCTCCCCAAGAAAATATTTCTCAATTAAAACAACAAATTTCCCAATTATCAGAAGGATTTCGGCGGCAAGATGTACAAATTGCCGTAACGGGTGGCAGAAAAGTCGGAAAAACCAGTTTAATTAACCGTTTAACAGCCGAAAAAATCACTCAAAATTTTAACCTTGTAGAAACAGAACCCTTATTTACAGAAACAGAAACCCTAGAAATACAGGCTAAAAAAGTCGCGTTTAGTTCTGATTTAGTTTTATTTTTAGTCAACGGAGATTTAACCGAGTCTCAATGGCAAATTTTATTAGAATATAAAAACGCTTATCACCGTCTTCTCCTGATTTTTAATAAGCAAGATGAATATTTACCCGAAGAAAGAGAACTGATTTTACAGCAGTTACAGAAGCGAGTACAGTCGATCATTTCTGATGATGACGTTATTTCAATTTCTGTAGTTCCCAATGAGGTTAAAGTGCGTCAATATCAAAAAGATGGAACTTTAGCGGAATGGATGGAAAAACCAACAGCTAATTTAGGCAGATTAGAAACTCGTTTAAGTCAAATGATAGCCCAAGAAAAAGAACAATTAGTCTGGGGAACAATTTGGCGAGAAGCCGTCAACTTAAAACACCAAGGAAAAGAAATATTAAATCGAGTCAGACGAGAAAAGGCTCTCCCTATTGTAGAACAATATCAATGGATAGCGGCGGCAAGTGCCTTTGCCAATCCAGTAGCGGCGTTAGATTTATTAGCGACGGTGGCAATTAATACTCAAATGATTGTAGACTTGAGTCAAATTTATCAACAAAAATTCTCTCTTTCTCAAGCTCAAGCGGTTTCGGGAACGGTAGGTAAATTAATGGTACAGTTAGGCTTAGTAGAATTGTCGACTCAAACCCTTGGCAGTGTATTAAAAAGTCATGTCGTTACCTTTGCTGCCGGAGGAGTAATTCAAGGAGTAAGTGCAGCTTATTTAACTCGGTTAGCGGGTTTAAGTTTAATTGAATATTTCCAAGAACAAGAAGTCAGTCTTACATCGGGCAAAGAGTTAAATTTAGAACAATTAGGACAGAAATTAAAACAAGTGTTTGAACAAAATCAACGGGCAATCTTTTTACAAGAATTTGTCAAACAAGGAGTCAAACGGTTATCTATTGCCTGA
- a CDS encoding LIC_10190 family membrane protein translates to MIYFLVVWLLLGISCLLIGTFLLHLFKADDFERQGDRFIIAIWLGVVVLCLSCLSLALVLPISPLVGGLIIAGWLCVASLSPLTRTELLTFCSSLSLKKIIGFLTLALAIAALTTQQIVWFDTGLYHLGLIRWISQYGAVPGIALIHGKLGFTSSWFAFSAPLVPSFLEDRVGAVSNGFLFFIALVNWLIFLRQSFQTNNRLSDWFGSIFFLIIISAYTFSLLTNSAIIISFSHDVPVNCLIGITAWSILVISHSSSSNKPDSFGSVYIIPLILGTGTATIKLTALPLLLTVFLFYNFSNKFKIYPFVFSVILTTLLFLPYPAFSVITSGCPLYPSRLMCFNVPWLVPEFINQREVKQIRGIESPVTKPQQISQYEIIFKYLTSLFQKRLALLKNSFELQLIVASFISSIFLSFWMILKYNKDKNITVKSKVWLILLGNFGTIFLLVNIPLLRMGIGYFIMIISLFIALNGYYLYNHQVNQLNSVNFNLKLLDKNKNYIPFFLLGVVLIFISQGETRHRLLLPPKLPSVELIQAQVNDISYTYPNNWKNRCWVAKLPCANVPIRYNIRLGDSSKGLRGGFVYTPHTNDQ, encoded by the coding sequence ATGATTTATTTTCTCGTTGTTTGGCTACTTTTAGGGATAAGTTGCTTATTGATTGGAACTTTTTTACTCCATCTCTTTAAAGCAGATGATTTCGAGCGTCAAGGTGATCGCTTTATCATTGCTATTTGGCTAGGGGTTGTAGTTCTTTGTTTATCTTGTTTAAGTCTAGCTTTAGTCTTACCCATATCTCCCCTAGTAGGTGGACTTATTATAGCAGGATGGTTATGTGTTGCCAGTTTGTCGCCGTTAACTCGCACTGAATTACTTACTTTTTGTTCTAGTCTTTCCCTCAAAAAAATAATAGGATTTTTGACTTTAGCTTTGGCTATTGCTGCTTTAACAACTCAACAAATTGTCTGGTTTGATACGGGTTTATATCATTTAGGTTTAATTCGTTGGATCTCCCAATATGGGGCTGTTCCAGGTATCGCTTTAATTCATGGTAAATTAGGTTTTACTTCGTCTTGGTTCGCCTTTTCTGCTCCTTTAGTCCCTTCTTTTTTAGAGGATAGAGTAGGAGCGGTTTCTAATGGATTTTTGTTTTTTATAGCTCTAGTTAATTGGCTCATTTTTCTTCGTCAAAGTTTTCAAACCAATAACCGTTTATCAGATTGGTTTGGTTCTATATTTTTCTTGATTATCATTTCTGCTTATACTTTTAGTTTATTAACTAATTCTGCTATTATTATCTCATTCTCTCATGATGTTCCGGTTAATTGTCTGATTGGAATAACCGCCTGGTCAATTTTAGTTATTAGTCATTCTAGTTCTTCTAATAAACCTGATTCTTTTGGCTCTGTTTATATTATCCCTTTAATTCTCGGGACGGGAACAGCAACTATTAAATTAACGGCTCTTCCTTTATTGCTAACTGTGTTTTTATTTTATAATTTTAGTAATAAATTTAAAATTTATCCTTTTGTATTCAGTGTAATTTTAACTACTTTACTTTTTTTGCCCTACCCGGCTTTTAGTGTAATCACTTCCGGTTGCCCACTTTATCCTTCTAGATTGATGTGCTTTAATGTACCTTGGTTAGTTCCTGAATTTATTAATCAACGCGAAGTCAAACAAATTAGAGGTATTGAATCACCTGTTACTAAACCGCAGCAGATTTCTCAATATGAGATAATTTTCAAGTATTTAACCAGTCTTTTCCAAAAAAGGCTTGCTTTGCTTAAAAATTCCTTTGAATTACAGCTTATTGTTGCTTCATTTATTAGTTCTATATTTCTCTCATTTTGGATGATTTTAAAATATAATAAAGATAAAAATATAACTGTTAAAAGCAAAGTTTGGCTAATCCTTTTAGGCAATTTTGGAACTATTTTTTTGCTGGTTAATATTCCCTTACTAAGGATGGGAATAGGTTATTTTATCATGATTATATCTTTGTTTATTGCTCTCAATGGTTATTATTTATATAATCATCAAGTTAATCAATTAAACTCGGTTAATTTTAACTTAAAGCTTTTGGATAAAAATAAAAACTATATTCCTTTTTTCTTATTAGGAGTTGTTTTGATTTTTATCAGTCAAGGAGAAACAAGACATCGGCTATTGCTTCCCCCTAAATTACCCTCTGTTGAATTGATACAAGCACAAGTGAACGATATATCTTATACTTATCCTAATAACTGGAAAAATCGATGTTGGGTAGCCAAATTACCTTGTGCTAATGTTCCTATTAGATACAATATTAGGCTGGGAGATTCATCAAAAGGACTTAGAGGGGGTTTTGTGTATACTCCTCATACAAATGATCAATAA
- a CDS encoding glycosyltransferase, with the protein MASTHPELSISIIIPVYNGGDRFRQCLESLAKLNPSPLEIIVVSDGDTDESWKMAQDFGVTVVRQPVSRGPATARNIGAKMAKGDILFFVDADVTVYPDILPKVAKVFKSNPNVAALIGSYDDNPGESNFLSQYKNLFHHYIHQNASEEASTFWGACGAIRRQVFLEIGGFDQQYRRPSIEDIELGYRLKAAGYNIRLCKDIQVKHLKLWTPISLLKAEIFYRALPWTELIHRDNRFVNDLNLQWSSRISVILTYSLVVALMTVFWMPQSLLVSSLIVLSLLALNISVYRFFQQKRGWIFTLQVLFWHWLYYLYSGLAFAVGTANYFLKTRSSLDKLAISPNSNS; encoded by the coding sequence ATGGCGAGTACACACCCCGAGTTATCTATATCCATCATCATACCCGTTTACAACGGTGGCGATCGCTTTCGTCAGTGTCTAGAGAGTTTAGCGAAACTTAATCCTAGTCCTTTAGAAATCATCGTTGTGAGTGATGGAGATACGGACGAGTCTTGGAAAATGGCTCAAGATTTTGGAGTAACAGTCGTTAGACAACCGGTAAGTCGGGGACCAGCCACAGCCAGAAATATAGGAGCTAAAATGGCTAAAGGTGATATCCTATTTTTTGTGGATGCAGATGTTACAGTATATCCCGACATTTTACCAAAAGTCGCTAAAGTCTTTAAATCTAATCCGAATGTAGCTGCGTTAATCGGCTCTTATGATGATAATCCAGGAGAATCTAACTTTCTTTCTCAATATAAAAACCTGTTCCATCACTACATTCATCAAAATGCCTCTGAAGAAGCTTCAACCTTTTGGGGGGCTTGCGGAGCTATTCGTCGTCAGGTTTTTCTAGAGATAGGAGGATTTGATCAACAATATCGTCGTCCCAGCATAGAAGATATTGAACTCGGATATCGACTCAAAGCGGCTGGTTACAACATTCGACTCTGCAAAGATATACAAGTAAAACATTTAAAACTGTGGACACCAATATCTTTACTCAAAGCAGAAATTTTTTACCGCGCTCTTCCCTGGACAGAGTTAATACACCGAGATAACCGTTTTGTCAACGATCTGAATCTACAATGGTCAAGTCGAATTAGTGTTATCCTAACCTATAGCTTAGTGGTTGCTTTAATGACGGTTTTTTGGATGCCTCAGTCCTTGCTGGTCTCAAGTTTGATCGTATTGTCTTTATTAGCTCTCAACATTTCCGTTTATCGATTTTTTCAACAAAAACGGGGTTGGATTTTTACCCTGCAAGTGTTATTCTGGCATTGGCTCTATTATCTTTATAGTGGTTTAGCGTTTGCCGTTGGAACAGCTAATTATTTTTTGAAAACTAGATCTAGCTTAGACAAGTTAGCCATTAGTCCCAACTCCAACTCATAA
- a CDS encoding NAD(P)/FAD-dependent oxidoreductase: MTSTQIRSFSKPVTNPSNPTVVIGAGPAGLTAAYHLAKHGIKSITLEKADKVGGIARTETYKGYRFDIGGHRFFTKVPEVQHLWYEVLGDEFIKVPRLSRIYYNGKFFSYPLEPLNALNNLGMIHSLQIMSSYLKVKLRPLPEETNFEQWVTNRFGERLYQTFFKSYTEKVWGIPCTQIRADWAAQRIKGLSLKKAVINALFGSNDTKTLIKEFDYPLLGPGMMWERFQEKLNQQGCPVYPNTDVIRVEREGNRVKRIIVRQDNGETYPIEGENFLSSMPISALVHRLDPLPPENVLAAARGLKYRDFLIVSIIIDEEHLFPDNWIYIHSPEFKVGRIQNFKNWSPAMVPDPSKTCLGMEYFCSQGDEIWEMSQEDLIKLASREVVELGLVDDINKVKDGTVIRQKKAYPVYDAEYSQHLKVLQDYLDTYENLYTIGRNGMHRYNNQDHSMLAGLLAAENIMGAKHNLWTVNTERSYHEEFLTKESKAYSLAASTK, translated from the coding sequence ATGACTTCTACTCAAATTAGATCTTTTTCCAAACCTGTAACCAACCCTTCTAATCCTACAGTGGTAATTGGGGCAGGTCCTGCGGGATTAACAGCCGCTTATCATTTAGCTAAACATGGGATTAAATCAATTACTTTAGAAAAAGCAGATAAAGTAGGGGGAATTGCTCGCACCGAAACCTATAAAGGTTATCGTTTTGATATTGGGGGACATCGCTTTTTTACTAAAGTTCCTGAAGTTCAACATTTATGGTATGAAGTTTTAGGGGATGAATTTATTAAAGTTCCCCGTTTATCTCGGATTTATTACAACGGCAAATTTTTTAGTTATCCCTTAGAACCCCTCAATGCTCTCAATAACTTAGGGATGATACATAGTTTGCAAATTATGTCAAGTTATTTGAAAGTAAAATTACGTCCTCTTCCAGAAGAAACAAATTTTGAACAGTGGGTAACTAACCGCTTTGGGGAACGTCTTTATCAAACCTTTTTCAAAAGTTATACCGAGAAAGTTTGGGGAATTCCTTGTACTCAAATTCGCGCAGATTGGGCAGCACAACGGATTAAAGGACTCTCCTTAAAAAAAGCCGTTATTAATGCCTTATTTGGCAGTAACGACACCAAAACCCTGATCAAAGAATTTGATTATCCTCTCTTGGGACCAGGCATGATGTGGGAACGGTTTCAAGAGAAATTAAACCAACAAGGATGCCCAGTTTATCCCAACACAGATGTGATCCGAGTTGAACGAGAAGGCAACCGAGTTAAGCGTATTATTGTCAGACAAGATAATGGGGAAACCTATCCCATTGAAGGAGAGAATTTCCTCTCAAGTATGCCCATTTCTGCCCTAGTTCATCGCCTCGATCCGTTACCTCCTGAGAATGTTCTAGCCGCAGCCAGAGGGTTAAAATACCGAGATTTCTTAATTGTTTCTATCATTATTGATGAGGAACATTTATTCCCCGATAACTGGATTTATATTCACAGTCCAGAATTTAAAGTCGGCAGAATTCAAAACTTCAAAAACTGGAGTCCGGCAATGGTTCCCGATCCCAGTAAAACTTGTTTAGGAATGGAATATTTCTGTAGTCAAGGGGATGAAATTTGGGAAATGTCACAGGAAGACTTAATTAAATTAGCCAGTCGTGAAGTCGTTGAATTAGGCTTAGTGGATGACATCAATAAAGTCAAAGATGGAACAGTCATCCGACAAAAGAAAGCTTATCCCGTTTACGATGCTGAATATAGCCAACACTTAAAAGTCCTTCAAGACTATCTCGATACCTACGAGAATTTATACACCATCGGTCGCAACGGAATGCACCGCTATAATAATCAAGATCATTCCATGTTAGCCGGTCTTTTAGCTGCCGAAAATATCATGGGAGCTAAACACAATTTATGGACGGTTAATACAGAACGCTCCTATCATGAAGAATTTTTGACCAAAGAGTCAAAAGCTTACTCTCTAGCCGCTAGTACAAAGTAA